In Numidum massiliense, a single genomic region encodes these proteins:
- a CDS encoding ABC transporter ATP-binding protein codes for MNGTDTHLNDGQANERLARGNVLRRLLSYAKPHKKMLFFAFTVLLIGTAADVLGPILAKIFIDDYLTPRNLHWQPLTLLGVGFFLLYLLSVVMNYFQLLTFQKVALNIVQQLRIDVFSKVQHLGLSFFDKTPGGSLVSRITNDTEAIKDLFVHVLSTFVQNSVFLVGVFIGMFALDAKLAALCLALMPLVIALMFTYRHFSSKVYRTARSKLSQLNAKLNESLQGMSVIQAMRQEKRLRREFGRTNREHYDAIMGNIRLNALLLRPAVDIIYLLALLLVLSFFGINSLNSPIEIGVLYAFISYLDRFFEPINAMMIRLNQYQQAIVSAERVFGLLDDDRLAPNKELVGVAGAEEANRPTQPRSERASVSSVGTPVTGESPVVNGSPVTGKGSITNQAPVIRDGRIAFNDVTFSYDGKVDVLKNISFVANPGETVALVGHTGSGKSSIINLLMRFYHLQSGKITIDGVPLEAYDNDELRRKVGLVLQDSFLFVGDVKQNIRLNNPSISDEDVVKAAEFVQADAFIRKLPQQYEESIGERGATFSSGQRQLLSFARTMALNPKILVLDEATASVDTETEEAIQVALEKMRAGRTTIAIAHRLSTIQDADQILVLHKGEIVERGTHQQLLAAEGLYHKMYLLQQGTSAASAKETSKIG; via the coding sequence ATGAACGGTACAGATACACATTTAAACGACGGGCAGGCGAATGAACGGTTAGCGCGGGGCAACGTCTTGCGCCGTCTGCTCAGCTACGCCAAACCGCACAAAAAAATGTTGTTTTTCGCCTTCACCGTGCTGCTAATCGGCACCGCTGCCGACGTGCTCGGACCGATTTTGGCGAAAATATTTATCGACGACTATTTGACGCCGCGCAACTTGCACTGGCAACCGCTCACGTTGCTCGGCGTCGGTTTTTTCCTCCTGTACTTGCTCTCGGTCGTCATGAACTACTTTCAGTTGCTCACGTTTCAAAAGGTCGCGCTCAACATCGTGCAGCAACTGCGCATCGATGTCTTTAGCAAAGTACAGCACTTAGGACTGAGCTTTTTCGATAAGACACCGGGGGGCAGTCTCGTTTCGCGCATTACGAACGACACGGAAGCGATCAAAGACTTGTTCGTGCACGTACTGTCGACGTTCGTGCAAAACTCGGTGTTTTTAGTCGGCGTCTTTATCGGGATGTTCGCCCTCGATGCGAAGTTGGCCGCGCTCTGTCTTGCGCTCATGCCACTCGTCATCGCGCTTATGTTCACTTACCGCCACTTTAGTTCGAAAGTGTACCGCACAGCGCGCAGTAAACTCAGCCAACTGAACGCGAAACTGAACGAGTCGTTGCAAGGGATGAGCGTCATTCAGGCGATGCGGCAAGAAAAACGGTTGCGCCGCGAATTCGGCCGTACGAACCGAGAGCACTATGACGCCATCATGGGCAACATTCGCCTCAATGCGTTACTGTTGCGACCGGCAGTCGACATCATTTATTTGCTGGCGCTGCTCCTCGTCCTCAGTTTCTTCGGCATTAACTCATTGAACAGTCCGATCGAAATCGGCGTGCTGTACGCGTTCATTAGTTATTTGGATCGCTTTTTTGAACCGATTAACGCGATGATGATTCGCCTTAACCAATACCAGCAGGCGATCGTCTCCGCTGAGCGCGTCTTCGGTTTGCTCGACGACGACCGCCTAGCGCCGAATAAGGAACTAGTTGGTGTGGCGGGGGCTGAAGAGGCGAACCGTCCCACACAACCGAGAAGCGAAAGGGCGTCAGTCAGCAGCGTTGGCACGCCGGTTACAGGTGAAAGTCCGGTTGTCAATGGAAGTCCGGTCACCGGTAAAGGTTCGATCACCAATCAAGCACCGGTCATCCGCGACGGGCGGATCGCGTTTAACGACGTCACTTTTTCCTACGACGGCAAGGTTGACGTGTTAAAGAACATCTCCTTCGTTGCCAACCCTGGTGAAACTGTGGCGCTCGTCGGGCATACGGGTAGCGGCAAAAGCTCGATCATTAATTTGCTCATGCGCTTTTACCACTTGCAATCAGGGAAAATTACGATCGACGGCGTACCGCTAGAGGCGTACGACAACGACGAACTGCGCCGCAAGGTCGGGCTCGTGTTGCAAGATTCGTTCTTGTTCGTCGGCGATGTAAAGCAAAATATCCGCTTGAACAACCCGTCAATTAGCGACGAAGACGTCGTTAAAGCGGCTGAGTTCGTGCAAGCCGATGCGTTCATTCGCAAGTTACCACAACAGTACGAGGAATCGATCGGCGAACGCGGCGCGACATTTTCCAGCGGCCAGCGCCAATTGCTCTCCTTCGCCCGCACGATGGCACTCAACCCGAAAATTCTCGTCCTCGACGAAGCGACAGCGAGTGTCGATACGGAAACAGAAGAAGCGATCCAAGTCGCCTTAGAAAAAATGCGCGCCGGGCGAACGACGATCGCCATCGCCCACCGCTTATCGACCATTCAAGACGCCGATCAAATTTTAGTGCTACACAAAGGAGAAATCGTCGAACGCGGCACACACCAACAACTGTTGGCTGCGGAAGGGTTGTACCACAAAATGTACCTGTTACAGCAAGGCACTAGTGCCGCTAGCGCAAAGGAAACGAGTAAGATCGGTTAA
- a CDS encoding ABC transporter transmembrane domain-containing protein: MKVFRDLWWFFKQEKKSYILGILVLICVNLLILFPPYVVGVVVDSIQQETFTMQQLGKWVGLLLLSGGIIYVLSYVWRLLIFGSAVKLQRQLRDQLFAHFTKMSPRFYQKRRIGDLMAHATNDIQAIEGTAGEGILTLVDSIAMGGLVILTMASTISWKLTLICLIPMPIMAVATSYYGSKLHERFHKAQAAFADLNDKVQENVSGVRVVKAFGLEEAEKESFRQKSEDVVQKNVAVAKIDALFEPTIIFVVGMSFFLAIAFGAVYVVQEEMTLGQLTAFTIYLGRLIWPMLALGFLFNIVERGRASYDRIQSLLSVKPDIVDKEGAIDEVPSGDLVYAVDTFHYPDTETPALKDIHFTLAQGQTLGIVGKTGSSKTTLLKLLLREFDCKDGDITIGGTSIYDYKLGSLRAAVGYVPQDHFLFSANVAENIAFGKPEATREEIVAAAKLTHVHNDIIGFKDGYETVVGERGVTLSGGQKQRISIARALLINPEILILDDSLSAVDANTEEAILAALKHNRAQKTTIISAHRLSAIKHADLILVCEEGRIVERGSHDTLMALDGWYAATYRSQQLEALVAQGGIRS, translated from the coding sequence ATGAAAGTGTTTCGCGACTTGTGGTGGTTCTTCAAACAGGAAAAAAAGAGCTATATCTTAGGGATCCTCGTCCTCATTTGCGTCAATTTGCTCATTTTGTTTCCCCCGTACGTCGTCGGGGTCGTCGTGGACAGCATCCAGCAAGAAACGTTCACGATGCAACAATTGGGCAAATGGGTCGGGCTATTGCTGCTTAGCGGCGGCATTATTTACGTCTTGAGCTATGTGTGGCGCTTGCTTATTTTCGGATCCGCCGTAAAATTACAACGGCAGCTCCGCGACCAGTTGTTCGCCCACTTTACAAAAATGTCACCCCGCTTTTACCAAAAGCGACGCATCGGCGATTTAATGGCACACGCGACGAACGACATTCAAGCGATCGAAGGTACGGCTGGGGAAGGGATTTTAACGTTAGTCGACTCGATTGCGATGGGTGGACTCGTCATTTTGACGATGGCGTCGACGATTAGTTGGAAGCTGACGCTCATCTGCCTCATCCCGATGCCGATTATGGCTGTAGCGACGAGCTATTACGGCTCCAAGCTGCACGAGCGGTTCCATAAAGCGCAAGCGGCGTTCGCTGACTTAAACGACAAAGTGCAGGAGAACGTGTCCGGCGTGCGCGTCGTGAAGGCATTCGGACTGGAAGAAGCGGAAAAGGAATCGTTCCGCCAAAAATCGGAGGACGTCGTGCAAAAAAACGTCGCCGTGGCCAAAATTGATGCCCTGTTCGAACCGACGATCATATTCGTCGTGGGGATGTCCTTTTTCCTAGCGATCGCCTTTGGCGCTGTCTACGTCGTGCAAGAAGAAATGACGCTCGGACAGTTGACCGCCTTCACGATTTACTTAGGGCGCCTCATTTGGCCAATGCTCGCTCTCGGCTTTTTATTCAACATCGTCGAGCGCGGCCGCGCCTCGTACGACCGGATTCAGTCGCTCTTAAGCGTCAAACCGGACATCGTGGACAAAGAAGGCGCCATCGATGAGGTACCGAGCGGCGACCTCGTCTACGCCGTCGATACGTTTCACTATCCGGATACGGAGACACCGGCCCTTAAGGATATCCACTTTACGCTGGCGCAGGGGCAAACGCTCGGTATCGTCGGCAAGACGGGCAGCAGCAAGACAACCTTGCTCAAGCTGCTGTTGCGCGAGTTTGACTGCAAAGACGGCGATATTACGATCGGCGGCACGTCGATTTACGATTACAAACTCGGGTCGCTGCGCGCGGCGGTCGGCTATGTACCGCAAGACCACTTCCTCTTCTCGGCAAACGTCGCGGAAAACATCGCCTTCGGCAAACCGGAAGCGACGCGCGAGGAAATCGTCGCCGCAGCGAAGCTGACGCACGTGCACAACGACATTATCGGGTTTAAAGACGGCTATGAAACGGTCGTCGGCGAACGCGGTGTCACCTTGTCCGGGGGGCAAAAACAGCGTATCTCGATCGCCCGCGCCTTGCTCATCAATCCGGAAATTTTGATTCTCGACGACTCGCTTTCTGCCGTCGACGCCAACACGGAAGAGGCGATTTTAGCAGCTTTAAAGCACAATCGGGCGCAAAAGACGACAATCATCTCCGCGCACCGCTTAAGTGCGATCAAGCACGCGGACCTCATCCTCGTCTGTGAAGAGGGCCGCATCGTCGAACGCGGCTCGCACGACACGCTGATGGCTTTAGATGGCTGGTATGCCGCCACTTATCGCAGCCAGCAACTCGAGGCACTCGTCGCTCAAGGGGGGATTCGTTCGTGA